One Calliopsis andreniformis isolate RMS-2024a chromosome 9, iyCalAndr_principal, whole genome shotgun sequence genomic window carries:
- the LOC143183993 gene encoding ceramide-1-phosphate transfer protein, translating into MAEGMELTFFDLRLVHDHFDRALVQDDDIDLKAYLDAYNELYKFFQLMGSVFSFVSSDLKQKIEILVELVSKDDQNYTTVKSMIIYEKENNILDKGDYTNGARTLLRLHRGLDFIREFLRQLSELSDTEKTSSCCQDAYNKTLAKHHPWVIRKAAVVAMYTMPTREFLLKKVCGAHVQKNVDVLPKMLEVTADVFNRTHNLYETHQLHSLP; encoded by the exons ATGGCGGAGGGTATGGAATTAACTTTCTTCGATTTGAGGCTCGTACACGATCATTTCGACCGTGCCCTCGTCCAAGATGATGATATTGATCTCAAAGCTTACTTGGATGCCTACAATGAACTGTACAA ATTCTTCCAATTGATGGGCAGTGTTTTTAGCTTCGTGTCCTCTGACTTGAAGCAAAAAATTGAGATATTAGTTGAATTAGTAAGCAAAGATGACCAGAACTATACTACAGTCAAGTCTATGATAATATATGAGAAAGAGAATAACATTCTAGACAAAGGGGATTACACAAATGGAGCACGAACCCTGTTAAGACTTCACAGGGGTTTAG ATTTTATTAGAGAATTCCTGAGGCAATTAAGTGAACTATCGGATACAGAAAAGACATCCAGTTGTTGCCAGGATGCTTACAATAAGACACTAGCCAAACATCATCCATGGGTGATCAGAAAAGCAGCAGTGGTTGCCATGTACACAATGCCCACTAGAGAATTTTTGTTAAAGAAG GTTTGTGGAGCACACGTTCAAAAAAACGTCGATGTCTTGCCGAAAATGTTAGAAGTGACAGCTGATGTGTTCAACCGTACTCACAATCTATACGAGACCCATCAACTTCACAGTTTGCCATAA
- the Cnt2 gene encoding concentrative nucleoside transporter 2 isoform X3 — MKHIPTNQLVIWHQVIYLVFATLYWEKYNYENGCDWCDGYGMLILLFAFGYGGVLYYYAIRRFFRRTLSSCIQPLREHIQSFQRRRRSCGTVLKALLYICIFAAIIVFLVFDTASSRERLVSAIGVVVLLGFGWVFSKHPGNVKWRPVLTGLILQFLFGLLTIRWPVGRAIFECISNKVATFLEFAKKGSSFIFSNNLVEEGVFAFSALPVIFYFSFIIEILYYLGVMQAVILNIGGFLQTLMGTTICESVNCAGNIFIGMTESPLLIKPYLNKLTGSELHAIMCSGFATVSGTVLAAYIGFGANPANLVTATLMAAPAALCYSKLFYPETEKPMLTTEDIVLERSKDSNILDAACKGATAAIPIVLSIVANIVAFISFIALLNALLGWIGILVGFNDLSFEYILSKVFMPVSWIIGVPWSQCEDVGTLIGLKTVVNEFVAYQKLGELKSQGRIWGRSEAIATFAICGFGNPSSIGITLSVMSSLASEKKKEITGAVGRAFVAGCAVCLLTASVAGLLITDDAFGNITNTMAVVNASIATTAATIIS; from the exons ATGAAACATATACCAACAAACCAGCTGGTTATATGGCATCAAG TGATTTACCTTGTCTTCGCCACCTTATACTGGGAAAAGTACA ATTACGAAAACGGATGCGACTGGTGCGATGGGTATGGCATGCTAATTCTTTTATTTGcgtttggatatggtggagtgcTTTATTATTACGCTATAAGACGTTTCTTCAGAAGAACCTTGAGTTCATGTATTCAACCACTCCGAGAGCATATCCAGAGTTTCCAGAGAAGAAGAAG AAGTTGTGGCACAGTACTAAAAGCACTACTCTACATATGCATATTCGCTGCTATTATTGTTTTCCTCGTTTTCGACACTGCCTCATCTCGGGAGAGACTGGTGAGCGCCATCGGCGTCGTCGTCTTGTTAGGCTTCGGATGGGTATTCTCGAAACACCCCGGCAAT GTTAAATGGAGGCCCGTCTTGACCGGGCTGATCCTGCAATTCCTCTTCGGTCTTCTAACGATTCGATGGCCAGTTGGTCGAGCCATTTTCGAGTGCATCTCCAACAAAGTCGCGACCTTCCTGGAGTTCGCGAAGAAGGGATCGAGCTTTATCTTCTCCAATAATTTGGTCGAAGAAGGGGTCTTCGCATTTTCT GCGCTGCCAGTAATCTTCTACTTTAGCTTCATTATCGAAATTCTCTACTATTTAGGTGTGATGCAGGCCGTTATCCTGAATATAGGAGGCTTTCTGCAGACGTTAATGGGGACGACTATTTGCGAGTCAGTCAACTGTGCTGGAAACATCTTCATCGGAATG ACAGAATCTCCGTTGCTAATCAAGCCTTATCTGAATAAACTGACTGGCTCAGAGCTGCACGCTATCATGTGCTCGGGTTTTGCCACTGTATCAG GAACTGTGTTGGCCGCTTATATCGGGTTTGGTGCAAATCCAGCAAACTTGGTAACAGCGACCTTGATGGCAGCACCAGCAGCACTTTGCTACTCTAAGCTATTTTATCCAGAAACTGAAAAACCTATGCTCACTACTGAGGACATTGTACTAGAGAGATC GAAGGACTCTAACATATTGGATGCTGCCTGTAAGGGCGCGACGGCAGCAATTCCAATAGTTTTGAGCATAGTTGCTAAtatagttgcatttatatcgtttatTGCGTTATTAAATGCACTCCTTGGCTGGATAGGAATCCTGGTTGGTTTCAATGATTTAAGTTTTGAA TACATACTATCAAAAGTGTTCATGCCCGTAAGTTGGATCATTGGAGTACCTTGGTCGCAATGTGAGGATGTCGGGACTCTGATCGGTCTGAAGACCGTTGTAAATGAATTTGTCGCCTATCAAAAATTAGGCGAGCTCAAATCTCAAGGCAGAATCTGGGGTAGAAGCGAAGCGATTGCTACGTTTGCAATTTGTGGGTTTGGGAATCCTAGTTCTATTGGAATTACGCTCAGCGTAATGTCCTCATTGGCTTCTGAGAAGAAAAAAGAGATAACTGGAGCTGTAGGGAGAGCTTTCGTGGCAGGTTGCGCAGTTTGCCTTCTGACTGCTAGCGTCGCTG GACTCTTGATAACCGATGACGCCTTCGGTAACATAACTAATACCATGGCAGTTGTGAACGCGAGCATTGCAACCACAGCTGCAACAATCATTAGTTAA
- the Cnt2 gene encoding concentrative nucleoside transporter 2 isoform X2, with protein sequence MLEAGRHNEESMKDKNETYTNKPAGYMASRYNKMNNFLSKHQKIWKVLFLITLNLVIVIYLVFATLYWEKYNYENGCDWCDGYGMLILLFAFGYGGVLYYYAIRRFFRRTLSSCIQPLREHIQSFQRRRRSCGTVLKALLYICIFAAIIVFLVFDTASSRERLVSAIGVVVLLGFGWVFSKHPGNVKWRPVLTGLILQFLFGLLTIRWPVGRAIFECISNKVATFLEFAKKGSSFIFSNNLVEEGVFAFSALPVIFYFSFIIEILYYLGVMQAVILNIGGFLQTLMGTTICESVNCAGNIFIGMTESPLLIKPYLNKLTGSELHAIMCSGFATVSGTVLAAYIGFGANPANLVTATLMAAPAALCYSKLFYPETEKPMLTTEDIVLERSKDSNILDAACKGATAAIPIVLSIVANIVAFISFIALLNALLGWIGILVGFNDLSFEYILSKVFMPVSWIIGVPWSQCEDVGTLIGLKTVVNEFVAYQKLGELKSQGRIWGRSEAIATFAICGFGNPSSIGITLSVMSSLASEKKKEITGAVGRAFVAGCAVCLLTASVAGLLITDDAFGNITNTMAVVNASIATTAATIIS encoded by the exons ATGCTAGAAGCTGGTCGTCATAATGAAGAATCGATGAAAGACAAG AATGAAACATATACCAACAAACCAGCTGGTTATATGGCATCAAGGTACAACAAAATGAACAATTTTTTGTCGAAACATCAAAAGATATGGAAAGTTCTTTTTCTAATCACCTTGAACCTCGTGATAGTGATTTACCTTGTCTTCGCCACCTTATACTGGGAAAAGTACA ATTACGAAAACGGATGCGACTGGTGCGATGGGTATGGCATGCTAATTCTTTTATTTGcgtttggatatggtggagtgcTTTATTATTACGCTATAAGACGTTTCTTCAGAAGAACCTTGAGTTCATGTATTCAACCACTCCGAGAGCATATCCAGAGTTTCCAGAGAAGAAGAAG AAGTTGTGGCACAGTACTAAAAGCACTACTCTACATATGCATATTCGCTGCTATTATTGTTTTCCTCGTTTTCGACACTGCCTCATCTCGGGAGAGACTGGTGAGCGCCATCGGCGTCGTCGTCTTGTTAGGCTTCGGATGGGTATTCTCGAAACACCCCGGCAAT GTTAAATGGAGGCCCGTCTTGACCGGGCTGATCCTGCAATTCCTCTTCGGTCTTCTAACGATTCGATGGCCAGTTGGTCGAGCCATTTTCGAGTGCATCTCCAACAAAGTCGCGACCTTCCTGGAGTTCGCGAAGAAGGGATCGAGCTTTATCTTCTCCAATAATTTGGTCGAAGAAGGGGTCTTCGCATTTTCT GCGCTGCCAGTAATCTTCTACTTTAGCTTCATTATCGAAATTCTCTACTATTTAGGTGTGATGCAGGCCGTTATCCTGAATATAGGAGGCTTTCTGCAGACGTTAATGGGGACGACTATTTGCGAGTCAGTCAACTGTGCTGGAAACATCTTCATCGGAATG ACAGAATCTCCGTTGCTAATCAAGCCTTATCTGAATAAACTGACTGGCTCAGAGCTGCACGCTATCATGTGCTCGGGTTTTGCCACTGTATCAG GAACTGTGTTGGCCGCTTATATCGGGTTTGGTGCAAATCCAGCAAACTTGGTAACAGCGACCTTGATGGCAGCACCAGCAGCACTTTGCTACTCTAAGCTATTTTATCCAGAAACTGAAAAACCTATGCTCACTACTGAGGACATTGTACTAGAGAGATC GAAGGACTCTAACATATTGGATGCTGCCTGTAAGGGCGCGACGGCAGCAATTCCAATAGTTTTGAGCATAGTTGCTAAtatagttgcatttatatcgtttatTGCGTTATTAAATGCACTCCTTGGCTGGATAGGAATCCTGGTTGGTTTCAATGATTTAAGTTTTGAA TACATACTATCAAAAGTGTTCATGCCCGTAAGTTGGATCATTGGAGTACCTTGGTCGCAATGTGAGGATGTCGGGACTCTGATCGGTCTGAAGACCGTTGTAAATGAATTTGTCGCCTATCAAAAATTAGGCGAGCTCAAATCTCAAGGCAGAATCTGGGGTAGAAGCGAAGCGATTGCTACGTTTGCAATTTGTGGGTTTGGGAATCCTAGTTCTATTGGAATTACGCTCAGCGTAATGTCCTCATTGGCTTCTGAGAAGAAAAAAGAGATAACTGGAGCTGTAGGGAGAGCTTTCGTGGCAGGTTGCGCAGTTTGCCTTCTGACTGCTAGCGTCGCTG GACTCTTGATAACCGATGACGCCTTCGGTAACATAACTAATACCATGGCAGTTGTGAACGCGAGCATTGCAACCACAGCTGCAACAATCATTAGTTAA
- the Cnt2 gene encoding concentrative nucleoside transporter 2 isoform X1 — MPGNVNRAFEDSELGMLEAGRHNEESMKDKNETYTNKPAGYMASRYNKMNNFLSKHQKIWKVLFLITLNLVIVIYLVFATLYWEKYNYENGCDWCDGYGMLILLFAFGYGGVLYYYAIRRFFRRTLSSCIQPLREHIQSFQRRRRSCGTVLKALLYICIFAAIIVFLVFDTASSRERLVSAIGVVVLLGFGWVFSKHPGNVKWRPVLTGLILQFLFGLLTIRWPVGRAIFECISNKVATFLEFAKKGSSFIFSNNLVEEGVFAFSALPVIFYFSFIIEILYYLGVMQAVILNIGGFLQTLMGTTICESVNCAGNIFIGMTESPLLIKPYLNKLTGSELHAIMCSGFATVSGTVLAAYIGFGANPANLVTATLMAAPAALCYSKLFYPETEKPMLTTEDIVLERSKDSNILDAACKGATAAIPIVLSIVANIVAFISFIALLNALLGWIGILVGFNDLSFEYILSKVFMPVSWIIGVPWSQCEDVGTLIGLKTVVNEFVAYQKLGELKSQGRIWGRSEAIATFAICGFGNPSSIGITLSVMSSLASEKKKEITGAVGRAFVAGCAVCLLTASVAGLLITDDAFGNITNTMAVVNASIATTAATIIS; from the exons ATGCCTGGAAACGTGAATCGAGCGTTCGAG GACAGCGAGCTGGGCATGCTAGAAGCTGGTCGTCATAATGAAGAATCGATGAAAGACAAG AATGAAACATATACCAACAAACCAGCTGGTTATATGGCATCAAGGTACAACAAAATGAACAATTTTTTGTCGAAACATCAAAAGATATGGAAAGTTCTTTTTCTAATCACCTTGAACCTCGTGATAGTGATTTACCTTGTCTTCGCCACCTTATACTGGGAAAAGTACA ATTACGAAAACGGATGCGACTGGTGCGATGGGTATGGCATGCTAATTCTTTTATTTGcgtttggatatggtggagtgcTTTATTATTACGCTATAAGACGTTTCTTCAGAAGAACCTTGAGTTCATGTATTCAACCACTCCGAGAGCATATCCAGAGTTTCCAGAGAAGAAGAAG AAGTTGTGGCACAGTACTAAAAGCACTACTCTACATATGCATATTCGCTGCTATTATTGTTTTCCTCGTTTTCGACACTGCCTCATCTCGGGAGAGACTGGTGAGCGCCATCGGCGTCGTCGTCTTGTTAGGCTTCGGATGGGTATTCTCGAAACACCCCGGCAAT GTTAAATGGAGGCCCGTCTTGACCGGGCTGATCCTGCAATTCCTCTTCGGTCTTCTAACGATTCGATGGCCAGTTGGTCGAGCCATTTTCGAGTGCATCTCCAACAAAGTCGCGACCTTCCTGGAGTTCGCGAAGAAGGGATCGAGCTTTATCTTCTCCAATAATTTGGTCGAAGAAGGGGTCTTCGCATTTTCT GCGCTGCCAGTAATCTTCTACTTTAGCTTCATTATCGAAATTCTCTACTATTTAGGTGTGATGCAGGCCGTTATCCTGAATATAGGAGGCTTTCTGCAGACGTTAATGGGGACGACTATTTGCGAGTCAGTCAACTGTGCTGGAAACATCTTCATCGGAATG ACAGAATCTCCGTTGCTAATCAAGCCTTATCTGAATAAACTGACTGGCTCAGAGCTGCACGCTATCATGTGCTCGGGTTTTGCCACTGTATCAG GAACTGTGTTGGCCGCTTATATCGGGTTTGGTGCAAATCCAGCAAACTTGGTAACAGCGACCTTGATGGCAGCACCAGCAGCACTTTGCTACTCTAAGCTATTTTATCCAGAAACTGAAAAACCTATGCTCACTACTGAGGACATTGTACTAGAGAGATC GAAGGACTCTAACATATTGGATGCTGCCTGTAAGGGCGCGACGGCAGCAATTCCAATAGTTTTGAGCATAGTTGCTAAtatagttgcatttatatcgtttatTGCGTTATTAAATGCACTCCTTGGCTGGATAGGAATCCTGGTTGGTTTCAATGATTTAAGTTTTGAA TACATACTATCAAAAGTGTTCATGCCCGTAAGTTGGATCATTGGAGTACCTTGGTCGCAATGTGAGGATGTCGGGACTCTGATCGGTCTGAAGACCGTTGTAAATGAATTTGTCGCCTATCAAAAATTAGGCGAGCTCAAATCTCAAGGCAGAATCTGGGGTAGAAGCGAAGCGATTGCTACGTTTGCAATTTGTGGGTTTGGGAATCCTAGTTCTATTGGAATTACGCTCAGCGTAATGTCCTCATTGGCTTCTGAGAAGAAAAAAGAGATAACTGGAGCTGTAGGGAGAGCTTTCGTGGCAGGTTGCGCAGTTTGCCTTCTGACTGCTAGCGTCGCTG GACTCTTGATAACCGATGACGCCTTCGGTAACATAACTAATACCATGGCAGTTGTGAACGCGAGCATTGCAACCACAGCTGCAACAATCATTAGTTAA